A DNA window from Nitrospira sp. contains the following coding sequences:
- a CDS encoding hypothetical protein (Evidence 4 : Unknown function but conserved in other organisms; MaGe:77310166) produces the protein MGISPLARMASLSALLIASFLSSHCGVGYTIYKSESKLDRLAVPMTKAQVLDEIGRPDRVLRDDGRLLVWEYSLTARNQWLYELGLCPIAVVVGGCVFYPFTNIAMEHQREYPQHVVLVNEELCTWGPPAAILQRRRSCEVAGVPHGQAAGRPGWPDPVVTGLGPINRESIDRYRTMAIMLFEDGPNAPGSGSRVAGIVTTLLLDLDMNMVERAKLDEVLQEQVIQLTHADDANVLKIGKLVGAHAIIVGGVQQWEQHVDARTNTVALSLRMIDVETGQLLFNGEGYLTDRTTDDPESSARIIVHRILSRFGSQTGLLGSGRIGVNWELQESQGARYYAVRELRSGLPAEKAGLHVGDHVIACNGRPLADVKSERDAKRLCQSDAGESLRLDIRRAGSPLEFGIVAEPRPGL, from the coding sequence ATGGGAATTTCTCCCCTTGCTCGAATGGCGAGCCTGAGCGCTCTCCTCATCGCCTCATTTCTCTCCTCCCACTGCGGTGTCGGGTATACGATCTATAAATCTGAGTCGAAGCTGGACCGGCTGGCTGTGCCGATGACCAAAGCCCAGGTGCTCGACGAGATCGGCCGCCCCGATCGCGTCTTGCGGGATGACGGCCGGTTGCTCGTTTGGGAGTATTCACTGACGGCCCGCAATCAATGGCTCTATGAGCTGGGGCTCTGTCCCATCGCGGTTGTGGTCGGCGGCTGTGTGTTCTACCCCTTTACGAACATCGCGATGGAGCATCAGCGCGAGTACCCCCAGCATGTGGTGTTGGTCAACGAAGAGCTCTGTACCTGGGGGCCTCCAGCCGCTATCTTGCAGCGGCGGCGCTCCTGCGAAGTGGCGGGCGTGCCCCATGGCCAGGCAGCCGGCCGTCCGGGGTGGCCGGACCCGGTCGTGACTGGGTTGGGCCCGATCAATCGCGAGTCCATCGACCGCTATCGCACCATGGCCATCATGTTGTTCGAAGACGGGCCCAACGCGCCCGGCTCCGGCTCACGGGTCGCCGGGATTGTGACCACCCTGTTGCTGGATCTGGATATGAACATGGTCGAGCGAGCCAAGCTCGACGAAGTGCTGCAAGAACAAGTGATTCAGCTCACTCATGCCGACGATGCCAATGTCTTGAAGATTGGGAAGCTCGTCGGGGCTCATGCCATTATCGTCGGCGGCGTGCAGCAATGGGAACAGCATGTCGACGCGCGCACCAATACGGTGGCGCTCTCGCTGCGCATGATCGATGTCGAAACGGGCCAGCTCCTGTTCAACGGCGAAGGCTATCTGACGGATCGGACCACCGACGATCCGGAGAGCTCCGCCCGCATCATCGTCCATCGTATTCTGTCCCGGTTCGGTTCGCAGACTGGGCTGCTCGGGTCGGGGCGCATCGGTGTGAATTGGGAGCTGCAAGAGTCGCAGGGCGCGCGCTACTACGCGGTGCGCGAGTTGCGGAGCGGGCTGCCGGCTGAGAAAGCCGGGCTCCACGTCGGTGACCATGTTATTGCCTGTAACGGCAGGCCGTTGGCCGATGTGAAATCCGAACGCGACGCCAAGCGCCTCTGCCAGTCCGACGCGGGCGAGTCCTTGCGGCTCGACATCCGCCGCGCCGGTTCGCCGCTGGAATTCGGCATCGTGGCCGAGCCAAGGCCGGGGCTGTAA
- a CDS encoding hypothetical protein (Evidence 4 : Unknown function but conserved in other organisms; MaGe:77310167): MAEDLAAWQRVLYHTAMAWTDRITVDPTIRFGKPCVRGTRLTVGEVLGHLAEGMSEAELLSSFPQLTHEDVLACLAYAAERERRTVSIPAA, from the coding sequence ATGGCTGAGGACCTTGCGGCTTGGCAAAGAGTTCTCTATCATACCGCTATGGCTTGGACTGATCGCATCACGGTTGACCCAACGATTCGGTTCGGCAAGCCCTGTGTACGGGGTACCCGACTGACGGTTGGTGAAGTCCTCGGGCACCTTGCCGAGGGTATGTCGGAAGCAGAACTGCTCTCTAGCTTTCCCCAGCTCACGCATGAGGACGTGCTAGCCTGTTTGGCGTATGCGGCTGAACGTGAGCGGCGCACCGTGTCGATTCCCGCCGCCTGA